From the Candidatus Omnitrophota bacterium genome, one window contains:
- a CDS encoding purine-nucleoside phosphorylase, with amino-acid sequence MLDTTLALSGQLKETLEAIARKTAFRPQIGLVLGSGLGGLTKSVRVETEIPYEDLPHMPKATAPGHEGKLVLGTISQQRVAVLAGRFHHYEGYPMSQVVYPVQLVRALGAETLMLTSIVGGMNPAMLPGSLVMLDDHINFMGANPLLGPNDETIGPRFPDMSQPYDPALQQLARQVAAEQKIPLTDGVYAAVAGPNLETRAEYRMLRGMGADVVGMSMVPEVLAARHGGLRVLAVVVVSDACDPDHLKPANIEELLRIAAATEPKLTKLLQGVISRL; translated from the coding sequence ATGCTCGACACGACGCTGGCATTATCAGGGCAGCTGAAGGAAACACTGGAAGCCATCGCGCGGAAGACGGCGTTCCGTCCGCAGATTGGGCTCGTGCTAGGATCCGGCCTCGGCGGACTGACGAAGTCGGTTCGCGTCGAGACGGAGATCCCGTACGAAGACCTGCCGCACATGCCCAAGGCGACCGCGCCCGGCCATGAGGGCAAACTCGTGCTGGGCACGATCAGCCAGCAGCGCGTGGCCGTGCTCGCCGGACGGTTTCATCATTATGAAGGCTATCCCATGTCCCAGGTCGTGTATCCGGTGCAGCTCGTGCGCGCGCTGGGAGCTGAGACGCTAATGCTGACGAGCATCGTCGGCGGCATGAATCCCGCCATGCTGCCCGGCTCGCTCGTGATGCTTGATGATCACATCAATTTCATGGGGGCGAATCCGCTCTTAGGGCCGAATGATGAGACGATCGGCCCGCGGTTTCCCGATATGTCGCAGCCGTATGATCCGGCCCTCCAGCAGTTGGCCCGCCAGGTGGCGGCCGAGCAGAAGATTCCGCTGACAGACGGCGTGTATGCGGCGGTGGCCGGGCCGAATCTTGAGACGCGCGCTGAATACCGCATGCTGCGCGGGATGGGGGCGGATGTGGTGGGGATGTCGATGGTGCCCGAAGTGCTGGCCGCCCGGCATGGCGGCTTGCGTGTGCTGGCTGTGGTGGTCGTTTCCGACGCGTGCGATCCGGATCACCTGAAGCCCGCCAACATCGAG